One window from the genome of Candidatus Hadarchaeales archaeon encodes:
- a CDS encoding Ldh family oxidoreductase translates to MIVTHEQEKRLIYALLSKLDVDPEQAEVTADVLTEGDLRGFSSHGIMRLPYILRAIKRGTIIGRANVKIAREKGATALVDGGHGLGHYIAKKAMEIAIEKAKKFGIGAVGVMNSNHFGIAGYYAEMAVKEEMIGIVTTTTDALVHPWGGVEPILGTNALAIGIPAEPIPIIVDMAMSNAARGKIVQALKEGREIPLGWAIDEEGNPTTDPAKAIKGALSPFGGVKGYALALALEILAGPLVGAEAGKKVRGTLEPVEDFCTKGDLMIAIDPTTFVPKDEFKRKVGEFIEEIKSSKKAKGAEEILLPGEPELRTREKRLRDGIPISEEVWKEIETWAKELNVDLEEILRQ, encoded by the coding sequence ATGATAGTAACGCACGAGCAGGAGAAGCGTCTGATATACGCTTTGCTCTCAAAGCTCGATGTCGATCCCGAACAAGCAGAAGTCACAGCGGACGTTCTAACAGAAGGAGATCTTCGCGGTTTTTCCTCGCACGGGATCATGCGCCTGCCATATATTCTCAGGGCGATAAAGAGAGGAACGATAATCGGAAGAGCCAATGTGAAAATCGCGAGAGAGAAAGGAGCAACCGCTTTGGTTGATGGTGGCCATGGGCTCGGCCATTACATTGCAAAAAAAGCCATGGAGATCGCCATCGAGAAAGCCAAGAAATTCGGAATCGGCGCAGTAGGAGTCATGAACTCAAACCATTTCGGAATAGCCGGCTACTATGCGGAAATGGCCGTCAAAGAGGAGATGATCGGGATTGTGACAACGACGACAGATGCCCTCGTCCATCCATGGGGAGGAGTCGAGCCAATCCTCGGAACAAACGCTTTGGCCATAGGCATCCCAGCAGAGCCCATTCCCATAATCGTAGACATGGCGATGAGCAACGCTGCAAGAGGCAAAATCGTCCAAGCGTTGAAAGAAGGAAGAGAAATTCCGCTCGGGTGGGCAATAGACGAGGAAGGAAATCCAACAACAGATCCAGCAAAGGCGATAAAAGGTGCACTCAGTCCCTTCGGGGGCGTGAAAGGATATGCGCTGGCGTTAGCGCTTGAAATCTTGGCAGGTCCACTTGTTGGTGCGGAGGCTGGAAAGAAAGTAAGGGGAACCCTCGAACCGGTTGAGGATTTCTGCACGAAGGGTGATCTGATGATAGCTATAGACCCAACAACCTTCGTACCAAAAGACGAATTCAAAAGAAAGGTGGGAGAATTCATCGAAGAAATAAAATCGTCGAAAAAAGCCAAGGGGGCTGAAGAGATTTTGCTGCCAGGAGAACCGGAGCTAAGAACTAGGGAAAAAAGACTGAGAGATGGAATCCCGATATCTGAGGAGGTCTGGAAAGAAATAGAAACTTGGGCAAAAGAGCTTAACGTCGATCTCGAAGAAATCCTCCGTCAGTAA
- a CDS encoding SAM-dependent methyltransferase, with protein MRKPQIVIEHLEPRLSDWLLAEYSHAAEILDGNLLITNVKLESERRKLSKFCRAVKESVAEVFDSRRLLVLDPQAEKSLSGKDFSGMDGVVIGGILGDDPPLGRTKKLLTDRLPGCRKRNIGESQFSIDGSVFVVREIMGGRKLRDIPVVCEVEIPIEKGCSIILPFAYPLVDGKPLISWKLLEYLKKRGTEFY; from the coding sequence ATGAGAAAACCTCAAATCGTCATCGAACATTTGGAACCGAGGCTTAGCGATTGGTTACTAGCGGAATACTCTCATGCGGCGGAGATTTTAGATGGAAATCTGCTAATAACGAACGTCAAGCTGGAGTCAGAGCGGAGAAAACTTTCAAAATTTTGTCGAGCCGTGAAAGAGAGCGTGGCAGAAGTATTCGATTCTCGCAGGCTTTTGGTTTTGGATCCACAGGCTGAGAAATCTCTGAGTGGAAAGGACTTCTCCGGGATGGATGGGGTGGTCATCGGAGGAATTCTCGGTGACGATCCTCCTCTCGGACGGACGAAGAAGCTTTTGACGGATAGATTGCCCGGTTGTAGAAAAAGAAACATAGGTGAATCCCAGTTCTCGATCGACGGTAGCGTTTTTGTTGTCAGGGAGATAATGGGCGGGAGAAAATTGAGAGACATTCCGGTCGTCTGTGAGGTCGAGATACCAATCGAAAAGGGTTGTTCGATAATTCTACCATTCGCCTATCCGCTTGTCGATGGAAAGCCGCTGATTTCTTGGAAACTTCTGGAGTATCTGAAAAAGAGAGGAACAGAGTTTTACTGA
- a CDS encoding phosphoglycerate kinase, whose product MRFLTLDDVEVKGKVVIVRVDINSPIDPQTGDILDDTRIRESAPTIRELADRGAKVVVLAHQGRPEDPDFTTLEKHAKKLSEVLGKDVKYAPDLVGPTLVEKIKQLKPGEIMLAENVRMLAEEVAKLPPEKLSKTFMVKYLASVGEIFVNDAFAAIHRASPSLVGLAEVLPTYAGRLMERELRGLARAVTPEHPCLYVLGGAKFDDSVKITERVLKEGIADLVLTGGLVGQAFLVAAGVDLGEKNEQFIRSKGYDKIADKAKKIVAEYGDRVLVPIDYVVKMEDKPRVLEFGVTTFKVGEIAALVSGGKRVKLPEDMPIYDIGPKTVEAYRAEIMKAKTVVANGPLGAFEEPGFEKGSFGILKAMAESPAFTVIGGGHIVAAAHACGAADGIKHVSTGGGATISLLTGEPLPVVEALTKAAQRVK is encoded by the coding sequence ATGAGATTCCTAACGCTGGATGACGTCGAGGTGAAAGGAAAGGTTGTGATCGTCAGAGTCGACATAAACTCGCCGATAGATCCGCAGACTGGCGATATTTTAGATGACACAAGGATAAGGGAGAGCGCTCCAACCATCCGGGAGCTGGCAGATAGAGGAGCAAAAGTTGTTGTTCTTGCGCACCAGGGTAGACCAGAGGATCCGGACTTTACGACGCTCGAGAAACACGCAAAGAAACTATCTGAAGTTCTTGGAAAGGATGTGAAATACGCTCCAGATCTCGTCGGCCCCACCCTTGTCGAGAAGATAAAGCAATTGAAGCCAGGGGAGATAATGCTCGCAGAGAACGTCAGAATGCTAGCCGAAGAGGTTGCCAAGCTTCCGCCGGAGAAGCTCTCCAAAACCTTCATGGTGAAATATCTAGCGTCCGTCGGAGAGATTTTCGTGAATGACGCTTTTGCGGCGATTCACAGGGCCAGCCCCTCTCTCGTTGGTCTCGCCGAAGTTTTGCCGACATATGCTGGGAGGCTGATGGAGAGGGAGCTCAGGGGACTGGCAAGAGCGGTCACACCGGAGCATCCGTGTCTCTATGTTCTCGGAGGGGCGAAGTTTGATGACTCCGTGAAGATCACCGAGCGCGTTCTAAAGGAGGGTATCGCGGATCTTGTTCTCACCGGCGGCCTTGTCGGTCAAGCTTTTCTCGTGGCAGCCGGCGTGGACCTTGGAGAAAAGAACGAGCAGTTCATCCGTTCGAAGGGTTATGACAAAATCGCTGACAAAGCGAAGAAGATCGTCGCTGAGTACGGAGATAGGGTGTTGGTTCCAATAGACTACGTCGTAAAGATGGAAGATAAACCCAGGGTTTTGGAGTTTGGAGTTACCACCTTCAAAGTCGGGGAGATCGCAGCTCTAGTGAGCGGCGGCAAGAGAGTAAAGCTTCCCGAAGATATGCCGATTTACGACATTGGGCCAAAAACGGTAGAGGCTTACAGAGCGGAGATTATGAAGGCAAAGACTGTCGTGGCGAATGGACCCTTGGGAGCGTTTGAGGAACCAGGCTTCGAGAAAGGAAGCTTTGGAATTCTTAAAGCCATGGCGGAATCTCCCGCTTTCACGGTTATAGGCGGTGGTCACATTGTTGCAGCAGCCCACGCTTGCGGAGCAGCCGACGGTATAAAGCACGTGAGCACGGGCGGGGGCGCAACGATAAGCCTCCTAACTGGCGAACCTCTCCCGGTGGTTGAAGCTCTTACGAAAGCCGCTCAGCGGGTCAAATGA
- a CDS encoding DUF120 domain-containing protein — protein sequence MVEKIELMLMLAEFGAHQQKIRLRLGELAERLSCSKQTVHRRLVELEQEGLIERETDGKGLKVFITERGRGVLHSFYLRLEKVLRGSKTLKISGTVISGLGEGKYYVTRTTYLKQIESLLGGKPYPGTLNVKLEGPAVEIIEVLRETPSQIVKGFKTKSRTFGDVKYYPAIIKGLKAAVVLPVRSHHRDVVEIISTNNLRKTLKLRDGDRVEVEVEI from the coding sequence ATGGTGGAAAAGATAGAGCTCATGCTGATGCTGGCAGAGTTTGGAGCACATCAACAGAAGATCAGACTGAGACTGGGAGAGCTAGCGGAAAGGTTAAGCTGCTCAAAACAGACTGTTCACCGCAGACTTGTCGAGCTTGAGCAAGAAGGACTAATCGAAAGAGAAACGGATGGTAAAGGTCTGAAAGTTTTCATCACAGAAAGGGGTAGAGGTGTTCTGCATTCGTTTTACTTGAGGCTTGAAAAGGTGTTGCGAGGTTCAAAGACTTTGAAGATTTCTGGAACGGTGATATCGGGACTGGGTGAGGGAAAATATTATGTGACCCGCACAACCTATCTCAAGCAAATCGAAAGCTTGCTCGGCGGAAAACCATATCCCGGAACTCTGAATGTAAAGCTTGAAGGCCCAGCTGTAGAGATCATCGAAGTACTGCGGGAAACGCCATCGCAAATTGTAAAGGGTTTTAAAACAAAATCCAGAACATTCGGAGATGTAAAATATTATCCAGCTATCATTAAGGGTTTGAAGGCTGCAGTTGTACTTCCGGTTCGAAGTCATCATCGAGATGTCGTTGAGATCATCTCTACGAACAACCTGAGGAAAACGCTAAAACTCAGGGATGGGGACAGGGTGGAAGTGGAGGTAGAGATATGA
- the ribB gene encoding 3,4-dihydroxy-2-butanone-4-phosphate synthase: MIEEAIKALKNGKFVLLHDSGNRENEVDMIIACEYVKPEHVAMMRTIAGGLICVSFHPKIAKNLGLPYLTEIYEEAMKKFRILKLTWPNDILYDEKSAFSITVNHRKTFTGITDKDRALTIRELGRIARKAVEKNVMEEFGKNFRSPGHVHILKAVDGLLEERKGHTELSVALAEIAGITPAVAICEILDAKTKRAAGLKKARKIARALKTVLISGKDVEIAWRRAG, translated from the coding sequence ATGATTGAAGAAGCCATTAAAGCGCTGAAAAACGGAAAATTTGTACTGCTTCACGACTCCGGAAACAGGGAAAACGAAGTTGATATGATTATTGCCTGCGAGTACGTTAAACCAGAACATGTGGCTATGATGAGAACGATCGCTGGAGGACTGATCTGCGTGAGCTTTCATCCAAAAATCGCAAAAAATCTTGGGCTTCCGTATTTAACAGAGATTTACGAAGAAGCAATGAAAAAATTCAGAATTCTGAAGCTAACATGGCCGAATGACATCCTATATGACGAAAAATCAGCATTCTCGATAACCGTAAACCACAGGAAAACATTCACAGGAATAACAGATAAGGACAGGGCATTGACAATCAGAGAGCTGGGACGCATAGCGAGAAAGGCTGTTGAGAAAAATGTGATGGAAGAATTTGGGAAAAATTTCCGAAGTCCTGGTCATGTTCACATCTTGAAGGCTGTAGACGGTCTGCTTGAGGAAAGAAAGGGACACACGGAGCTCTCCGTTGCCTTGGCCGAAATTGCTGGGATTACGCCCGCTGTAGCGATTTGCGAGATTCTCGATGCTAAAACAAAAAGAGCTGCAGGGCTCAAAAAAGCCAGAAAAATAGCTAGAGCTCTAAAAACGGTGCTGATATCTGGAAAAGATGTAGAAATCGCATGGAGGAGAGCAGGATGA
- the ribC gene encoding riboflavin synthase yields MKRVGIVDTTFARYDMAKAAMDELKMLCDVKFERRTVPGVKDLPVEAKKLLDEGCDIVMVFGMPGPKPIDKQCAHEASLGIIIAQLLTGKHIIEVFVHEDEAENEKELAELAERRAREHARNVYMLLFKPEELTKRAGTGQREGGPDVGPLRR; encoded by the coding sequence ATGAAAAGGGTTGGGATCGTGGACACGACTTTTGCCAGATATGACATGGCAAAAGCGGCGATGGATGAGCTCAAGATGCTCTGCGATGTCAAGTTTGAGAGGAGAACCGTTCCAGGCGTGAAGGATTTACCGGTTGAAGCGAAGAAGCTCCTCGACGAGGGATGCGATATTGTCATGGTCTTTGGCATGCCGGGACCCAAACCGATAGACAAGCAGTGCGCACATGAAGCCTCTCTCGGGATAATCATCGCCCAGCTCCTGACCGGGAAGCACATAATTGAGGTATTCGTGCACGAGGATGAAGCGGAAAACGAGAAAGAGCTAGCAGAGCTTGCCGAAAGAAGAGCGAGAGAGCATGCGAGAAACGTCTACATGCTCCTCTTTAAACCGGAGGAGTTAACAAAGAGGGCTGGCACCGGGCAAAGGGAAGGAGGCCCGGATGTCGGACCCCTCAGGAGGTGA